The Amaranthus tricolor cultivar Red isolate AtriRed21 chromosome 14, ASM2621246v1, whole genome shotgun sequence DNA window ttagtACTAAAATAATATGTAAGTTTAAATTAAGTCATACTCCAATACATATAGAACTCGATTTAAAACAATTTTGGAATACCCTATTTTGATAGCAGTAATAGCCATATGCAACAATATTGgaaaaaatgaaatagataagataaattattaaaaaaagtacGAAATAAAACGAAAATTAACTTCTTCATAAAAATAAGCGTTTAATatccaaacctgaggtttggttcTATTCGCAGTTAGTTTCTGCGAACATGtgcttaatattttaaaaaggcaaagaagcTGTAGTAACTAGGAACAGGGcagttgacttttttgaccctgttcgcacttactaactgcgaacaccaTTGAGCATAATGGGCTTATTAGTGACTGCAAACAGGGTCAAAAAATTCAACAGCCCTGTTCGCAGAACAacttctttgcctttttaaaaaaattaagcatttgttcgcagttactaactgcgaacagaaccAAACCTCAAGTTTGAAAATTAGATGCTTACTTTTTAGAAATAAATTGATTTTCATCTTATTTCatgctttttttaataatttatcttatatATTTCAATAATTCATAATATTGAAATAGTGTTGAGCCCAACCTAGGAACTAGAACCATTTTGAATATCCAGCCCAAGACATAACTATTTGTTTAGAAATGGCCTTTAGTCGGTTTACAaattttgatgagaaaagaaattTAACACAAATTATCGTGACAGACGGTTTCTCCGAGAAAAACATTAGATATACGGGCTAAATAATCCAATTAAtacaaactaaaaagaaaataaaaaaaatgaatttgtcGTTTTGAGGTTGTCTTTTTGAAAGacaatctctcacaaaaatagctAAAAATTTAAAGGGACTTTTGATTTGGTTGTTTACGACTTTAAGTAGTTGGTGGGGCGTCCAATCCATTAAACTTCCGAACACGTTAGACATGGTGGTTGACTTGTTTCCCGTTCAAAATTTCAACATCACCTAATACTACTATAATCTATAAGTCTTGTAGAATGCTTCTTCTTATGGGGTTCAAGAGAGAATCAAAACATTTATCCCATCTTGTAAATAAATTTGATTAGACTTgactttaataataaattatattcaacGTTCTTGatccgtgggtttgtgggcccgagACCACGGTTGTTCCGTGTCCACCCGAGTGGGCCACAGTGAGATTATGTAACGAATTATTACGGCCTAATACACATAACCCCAATTACCCGAATGAACAACTCTACTTATTTTAGTAATATATGCTAATTTCATGTCAAATTAAGATCATCGTGACATTTGGTAAGCCAACTTTAATCGTTATATTATTCATTCCATTAAAATTGCTACAATCAATTAAAAAAGCtcttaaagataaaaaaaaattcagaagacaaaagttaattatattttaaagtcCTATCAATTCCAATGGGCAATAGCGGACATGtaacaaaaatgaaaacataTTAACATCACTTAATTGATGTGTTTAAAATTACgttgacatttaaattattctagaatgaaaaattaaaacttttcaaaaaaaaaaaaataattgaaatggTCATTATAGAAGGATATTTCCTAGAATGAAAAAATTTGTATATCTACGTCGGTTCACCTGGGTATGTAATCAAACTCATCTCCATCTATTATGGGCAACAGGTTATACCCATCATAGATATACTCACTTTATATCCGCGTCACGTTTACTCCAAATCTGCATtatatactttatataaatccttacaaatttgattgcatatctaattttgtttaaaccatacaatataataaaataaaattaatatccttaatttttatcaataattcttaacaacaatatataaaattgatataaattagtatATGGTAGACGGCTATTGGGCGAGGCACGTGAGTATGGGGGTAGAGTGGGTGGGTATGGGGTGTGTAAGACCACGTATTCCCTCCTCATGGTGGATAGGACTTTTCATACCCATACCCACCCGTTACCCACTAAAATCATATACATACTCGCCCTAATTGAAACGAATGCAATACAAAATCCATATAATTTTTACCCGCCTGCCATCCCTACATTAGACTAAACCCCTCCCAAAGTGACTTGAGTGACTTGCAATTGATCGATTTAATGTTGATCCAATTTATAGTTGACATGACCTTAGTTATCAATTACTTCACAAATAACCTGGAAGacttaaaattaagaaattctAATAAACCCAGCGTGAGCTTTAATCCAAATTAAACTAAGTACTCCGTCTTACTCCGATTTAATTTAAAACCTCGTAAATTCATTTCAATTCTTGTCTTTATCGTTCTAACTTACTATTTATCCAGTGTAATAACCCGACTTACCATTGATTGAGTAAatagggtcatcacggggttcatacgaaaaaggaaaagaaacaaaggggttttgggttgttatattattttatttatttattttatatatattattattattataaaacttaCTTAACTTACTTGATTTATGGTAGGTTTCCTAATTGGTTTAAAGcccaaatataattttatttaaatttccgaatgttacattctacccaacttaAAAAGAACTTCGTCCTCGAAGTTAAACCAAGTTTCACGCACATACTCAATATCCAGCTAGCATACATATCATAAAGCTATGTTACCCAATTTCTCATACTTTTGTGCATTGTAAGAATCTATATAACTCGTACTAACTATGTGAACCCACCAAACTTTAAGGCCTAGCATAGTTAAAACTTAGTATTATTCCCGAAATCTTATGATTCTACACAACTTAGAATAAAGTTTGTCCTCACACTTAACCTTTTAAGACTAAGGGGATGCAATAGCTATAAAGCGATAAACATAGAAATACCTGAGCAAACAACCAGGGGTAATCGCGTCTCATGGCATCTTCTGCCTCCCACATGGCTTCTTGGGTAACATGATTAGACCATAGCACCTTCACAGGTGTTACACTACCCCCTCGTGTATCACGTGTCTTCCTATCTAGAATCTGAACGGGAGTCTCCTCATACTGTAAGGTGTCAGCCAAGGTCAACTATTCGGGTTAAAGAACGTGTGAGTCATCCCTGACGTACTGCCTCAGCTAGGATACGTGAAACACATCATGCACTCGACATGCACTCGGTTAATAGACGCAGGTAACGCAAGTCGATACGCTACCTCGCCTATGCGCTCAAGGATCTTGTAGGGTCCAATGAACCATGGACTGATCTTACCCTTTCTCCCAAACCTCATCACACCTCTAGTTGGTGAAACTCCAAGGAAGACTTTATCTCCAACTTGAAACTCAAGAGGTCAACATCGTTGATCTGAATAACTCTTTTGCCTATCCTAAGCTGCTTTCATCCTCTTGCGTATCAGCTGGACTTGTTCGATCATCTCTTGGATCAAAGGCGATTCCGCAGCTACCGTATCCGAACTATCATTCCAACATACGGGACTACGACAACTACAACCATAAAGTGCCTTGAATAGTGCCATCCCGATACTCGaatgataactgttattatacgAGAACTCAATCATATCCAACTTATCATCCCATGAACCTCCAAAATCCAAGACACAAGATCGTAACATATCCTCAAGTGTCTGTATAGTCCGCTCTGTCTGTCCGTATGTAGTTGGGTTAAACGCTGTGCTTATTCTTAACTCAGTACCCAAAGAATCTTGTAGCTTTTGCCAAAAATTAGACAAAAACCTAGCATCTCTATCTGAGACTATGTCTTGTGGAACTCCGTGGTGTTTCACCACTTGCTGTCGATAAGCCAAAGCCAACTGATTTTTGTTCCAAGTATCCTTCATCGGAATGAAATGTGCCGACTTTTTCAGTCGATCAACTATGACCCAGATCATATTATTGCCCTTCGTGGTCCTCGGTAGCCCACGCACAAAGTCCATAGATATCGATCCCCACTTCCACTCGGGTATCGGCAACGGGTGAAGCAAACCTTGAAGTCGCCGATGATCTATCTTGACCTTTTGGCAGGTCAGGCATTTGGCAACAAAATTAGCAacattctttttcataccatgCCACCAAAACGTTCTCCTGAGGTCTTGGTACAACTTGTCAAAGCCTAGATGTATGGAAAAACATGAACTATGTGCCTCTCTAAGAATGCGAGTTCGTAAGTCTGAGTCGTTAGGCACGCACCATCTATCGTCGTATCGCAAACTGCCATCCTCATGTATGCTAAAATGTGGGTCAGATGTTTTAACCACTAGAGAAGCCTTCTCAACCAAATGTGTATATTCAGTCTGTTTCATCCTTATCTCCTCAAACAAATCAGATCTCACCTCCATTATCGACGCCACTACCCCAAGCTCTACTATCTCGATGCCCATTTCCTCAATTTCCTCTATTAAACGTACTCTAGGCAAGGCACTACACAAACTATGTTCAGCTTTCCGGCTCAAAGCATCAGCAACGACATTAGCTTTCCCCTTATGATATCGGATCTCTAAGTCATAATCTGAAATCAACTTTAGCCATCGTCGTTGCCTCATATTTAACTCCCTCTGAGTAAATATATACTTCAAGCTCTTGTGATCAGACAAGACCTTAAAGTTAGTACCATACAGATAGTGTCTCCATATCTTGAGAGCGAACAATATCGCAGTTAATTCCATGTCATGTGTCGGGTAGTTGATCTCATGGGTCTTTAGATGCCGTGAAGCATACTCAATGACGTGCCCAttttgcatcaacacacaccctaaACCATTCTTCGACGCATCAGTGTACAACTCAAACTCTGACTCTCCATCTGGTAGTGCTAAGATAGGTGCAGAAGTGAGTCGTGTCTTCAAAATCCTAAAAGCTTCATTGCACTGATCATCCCAAACGAATCGTATATCTTTCCTGGTGAACTATGTTAACGGTCGCGCAATCTTGGAAAGTTGCGTACAAATCTCCGATAATACCCCGCCAAACCTAAGAAACTTCAAACTTCAGACGCATTCTTAGGTATGACCCAAGTTGAAATCGCCTCCACCTTTGTCGGATCTACCGATATACCTTCACTAGACAGTATGTGCCCAAGAAAAGAAACCTTGCGCAGCCAAAATTCGCACTTTGTgaatttggcacacaacttaTGCTCTCTCAAAGTCTATAATACAATTTTCAAATGTTCGACATATTGATCCTCATCTTTAGAATAAATCAAAATGTCTTCGATGAAAACTACAACGAACTGGTCAAGATACGGGATAAAGATGTTATTCATGAGGGTCATGAATGCCGCTGGTGCGTTGGTCaaaccaaagggcatgactgtaaactcataatgcccatatcGTGTCCTGAAGGCTGCTTTAGAGATATCCTCTGGCGAGATGTTCAGCTGATGATAGCCAGATCTCAAATCGATCTTAAAGAACACCGATGCACCTCTGAGTTGATCGAATAGGTCATCAATCCTAGGAAGCGGATATTTGTTCTTCACGGTCGCACGATTGAGCTCTCGATAATCTACACATAGTCTAAAAGTcccatctttcttcttgacGAAGAGAACGGGTGCGCCCTAAGGAGACACGCTTGGGCGTATATAACCCTTATCTGACAACTCTTGCAATTGCACCTTTAACTTTGCTGTCTCTCTAGGTGTCATGCGATATGAAGCCTTCGATATAGGACTCGTACCCGATACAAGATCAATCGTCAAATCAACTGCTCTCGGAGGTGGTAACCCAGGTATCTCAGAAGGAAAGACATCCTCGAACTCACATA harbors:
- the LOC130799257 gene encoding uncharacterized protein LOC130799257, with product MRFGRKGKISPWFIGPYKILERIGEVAYRLALPASINRYEETPVQILDRKTRDTRGGSVTPVKVLWSNHVTQEAMWEAEDAMRRDYPWLFAQIWSKRDADIK